Proteins from one Emys orbicularis isolate rEmyOrb1 chromosome 2, rEmyOrb1.hap1, whole genome shotgun sequence genomic window:
- the ZBTB14 gene encoding zinc finger and BTB domain-containing protein 14: MEFFISMSESIKYNDDDHKTVFLKTLNEQRLEGEFCDIAIVVEDVKFRAHRCVLAACSTYFKKLFKKLEVDSSSVIEIDFLRSDIFEEVLNYMYTAKISVKKEDVNLMMSSGQILGIRFLDKLCSQKRDVSSPEENAQSKSKYCLKINRSIGESNDNQDDEVEEIGDHDDSPSDVTVEGTPPSQEDGKSPTNTLRVQEAILKELGSEEVRKVNCYGQEVEPMETTESKDLGSQTPQALTFNDGISEVKDEQTPGWTTAAADMKFEYLLYGHREQIACQACGKTFTDEARLRKHEKLHTADRPFVCEMCTKGFTTQAHLKEHLKIHTGYKPYSCEVCGKSFIRAPDLKKHERVHSNERPFACHMCDKAFKHKSHLKDHERRHRGEKPFVCSSCTKAFAKASDLKRHENNMHSERKQITTANAIQSETEQLQAAAMAAEAEQQLETIACS; this comes from the exons ATG gagtTTTTCATCAGTATGTCTGAAAGCATTAAATATAATGATGATGATCACAAAACTGTGTTTCTGAAAACATTAAATGAACAACGTCTGGAAGGAGAATTTTGTGACATAGCTATTGTGGTAGAAGATGTGAAATTCAGAGCGCACCGGTGTGTGCTTGCTGCATGCAGTACCtacttcaaaaagcttttcaagAAACTGGAGGTTGATAGCTCATCAGTAATAGAGATAGATTTCCTTCGTTCTGATATATTTGAAGAGGTTCTAAATTATATGTATACTGCAAAGATTTCAGTTAAGAAGGAAGATGTAAATTTGATGATGTCATCAGGTCAGATTCTTGGTATTAGGTTTTTGGATAAACTTTGTTCTCAGAAACGTGATGTATCTAGTCCCGAAGAAAACGCCCAATCCAAGAGTAAGTATTGTCTGAAAATAAATCGTTCTATTGGAGAATCTAATGATAACCAAGATGATGAGGTTGAGGAAATTGGAGATCATGATGATAGCCCATCAGATGTAACAGTAGAAGGAACTCCTCCAAGTCAGGAAGATGGGAAATCCCCTACTAATACACTAAGAGTTCAAGAAGCAATTCTAAAAGAGTTGGGGAGTGAAGAGGTTCGAAAAGTAAACTGCTATGGTCAAGAAGTGGAGCCCATGGAAACAACTGAATCAAAAGACTTAGGATCTCAAACCCCTCAAGCTCTAACATTTAATGATGGCATAAGTGAAGTGAAAGATGAACAGACGCCAGGATGGACAACAGCAGCTGCTGACATGAAGTTTGAGTATTTGCTTTATGGTCACAGGGAACAGATTGCATGTCAAGCATGCGGTAAGACATTTACTGATGAAGCACGATTGAGAAAACATGAAAAGCTCCATACTGCTGATAGACCATTTGTTTGTGAAATGTGCACTAAAGGGTTTACCACACAGGCTCACTTGAAAGAGCACCTGAAAATCCATACAGGTTACAAGCCTTATAGCTGTGAGGTGTGCGGAAAGTCTTTTATTCGAGCTCCAGATCTGAAAAAGCATGAAAGAGTCCATAGTAATGAAAGGCCATTTGCATGCCATATGTGTGATAAAGCTTTCAAGCACAAGTCCCATCTAAAAGATCATGAAAGAAGACACCGAGGGGAAAAACCTTTTGTCTGCAGCTCTTGCACTAAAGCATTTGCTAAAGCATCTGATCTAAAAAGGCACGAGAACAATATGCACAGTGAAAGGAAACAAATTACTACAGCCAACGCCATCCAGAGTGAAACAGAACAGTTACAGGCGGCAGCCATGGCAGCTGAAGCAGAGCAGCAACTTGAAACTATAGCTTGTAGTTAA